One region of Marivirga arenosa genomic DNA includes:
- the acnA gene encoding aconitate hydratase AcnA has protein sequence MHKDPFKIVKELDSQKGKLKYYSLQELQNQGYDIDKLPFSIRILLENALRNYDDFAITKENIETLLNWKPEASDKDIPYKPARVLMQDFTGVPAVVDIASLRAEAVRKGKDPQKINPLIPVDLVIDHSVQVDYFGTNYSYAKNVDKEYERNGERYQFLKWAQKAFNNFSVVPPGMGICHQVNLEYLAQGAIARDGYVFPDTLVGTDSHTPMVNGIGVVGWGVGGIEAEAAILGQPIYFIMPEVIGLKLTGELPLGTTATDLVLTITHLLRSHGVVGKFVEVFGPGLDKLTIPDRATISNMSPEFGCTVTYFPIDDQTLSYMEKTNRSKDQIDLVEKYTKSNMLWRENEDKINYSTVLELDLSTVEPTVSGPKRPQDKILVREFEDKFKDLLKTEHGRDYLGMYERPVSRWYSEGGSQPVQQPVADDVAIETEQENGLKTVKIKTHNDEFSLSDGSIVIAAITSCTNTSNPSVMLGAGLVAQKAIERGIDVKPWVKTSLAPGSKVVTDYLEAAGLLDDLEALKFHVVGYGCTSCIGNSGPLPPHIAKAVKENDLVVSSVLSGNRNFEARVHPDVKMNFLMSPMLVVAYAIAGRVDIDLNNDPLSYDVNGEPVYLKDIWPSQDEIFEVMRKVLSPDSYKKNYGEIFDGNEQWKSMKAPDSKDYEWDDASTYIKEAPFFKDITEEAEDFEDINEAQVLLKLGDSITTDHISPAGAFAEDSPAGKYLKGRGVERKDFNSYGSRRGNDEIMTRGTFANVRIKNQLAEKEGGYTQYIPTGEEMTVFDAAQKYKENNIPLVVLGGKEYGSGSSRDWAAKGTYLLGVKAVIAESYERIHRSNLVGMGVLPLQYSEGESAESLGLDGSEKISITGISEGLTPSKKLSAKAMKSDGTEIKFEVLARLDSQIEVEYYKNKGILQYVLRDFLRK, from the coding sequence ATGCATAAAGACCCATTTAAAATTGTTAAAGAACTTGATAGTCAGAAGGGTAAGCTTAAATATTACAGTTTACAAGAACTTCAAAATCAAGGTTATGATATTGATAAACTACCTTTCTCAATAAGAATCCTTCTTGAAAATGCCTTAAGAAATTATGATGATTTTGCGATAACTAAAGAAAATATAGAAACCCTATTAAACTGGAAACCAGAAGCTTCTGATAAGGATATACCTTATAAGCCAGCTAGGGTTTTAATGCAAGACTTTACTGGAGTACCAGCAGTAGTTGATATAGCTTCTTTAAGAGCAGAGGCAGTAAGAAAAGGTAAAGACCCACAAAAGATAAATCCGCTCATTCCTGTTGATTTAGTAATAGATCACTCAGTTCAAGTAGATTATTTTGGCACCAATTATTCTTATGCTAAAAATGTAGATAAAGAATATGAAAGAAATGGTGAGCGCTATCAATTTTTAAAATGGGCTCAAAAGGCATTTAACAATTTTTCTGTTGTGCCTCCAGGTATGGGGATTTGCCACCAAGTTAACTTAGAGTATTTAGCACAAGGGGCAATCGCTAGAGATGGGTACGTTTTTCCTGATACTTTAGTAGGAACAGATTCACATACCCCTATGGTAAATGGAATCGGAGTTGTAGGCTGGGGTGTAGGTGGAATTGAAGCAGAAGCGGCAATATTAGGTCAGCCTATTTATTTCATCATGCCAGAAGTGATTGGTTTAAAACTGACTGGTGAATTACCATTAGGAACTACCGCAACTGATTTAGTTTTAACCATTACACATTTACTCAGAAGCCATGGAGTAGTAGGCAAGTTTGTGGAGGTATTCGGTCCCGGATTAGATAAGCTAACCATTCCTGATAGGGCTACAATCTCAAATATGTCACCTGAATTTGGCTGTACGGTTACCTATTTCCCAATAGATGATCAAACTTTGTCGTATATGGAAAAGACTAATCGTTCCAAAGACCAAATTGATTTGGTGGAAAAATATACTAAATCAAATATGCTATGGAGAGAAAATGAAGATAAAATCAATTATTCTACAGTATTAGAACTAGACTTAAGTACTGTAGAACCTACAGTTTCTGGGCCTAAGAGACCTCAAGATAAAATTTTAGTAAGAGAGTTTGAAGATAAATTCAAAGACCTTCTTAAGACTGAGCATGGTAGAGATTACCTAGGAATGTACGAGAGACCAGTCAGCAGATGGTATTCTGAAGGAGGATCACAACCAGTTCAACAACCAGTTGCTGATGATGTAGCGATAGAAACGGAACAGGAAAATGGTTTAAAAACTGTTAAAATTAAGACCCATAATGATGAGTTTAGCTTAAGTGACGGATCAATCGTGATTGCTGCCATTACTAGTTGTACGAATACTTCTAATCCAAGCGTAATGTTAGGAGCTGGCCTAGTAGCACAGAAAGCAATTGAAAGAGGGATAGATGTAAAACCATGGGTTAAAACAAGTTTAGCCCCTGGTTCAAAAGTGGTAACCGATTATTTAGAAGCTGCAGGATTATTAGATGATTTGGAAGCATTAAAATTCCATGTGGTAGGGTACGGTTGTACTTCATGTATAGGGAATTCAGGACCACTTCCACCTCATATTGCAAAGGCAGTTAAAGAAAATGATTTGGTGGTATCTTCTGTATTATCAGGAAATAGAAACTTTGAAGCTAGGGTTCATCCAGATGTAAAAATGAATTTCTTGATGTCACCCATGTTAGTTGTGGCATATGCTATAGCAGGTAGAGTTGATATTGATCTCAACAATGATCCATTAAGTTATGATGTGAATGGGGAACCCGTTTATTTAAAAGATATCTGGCCTAGTCAGGATGAGATCTTTGAAGTGATGCGAAAGGTTCTTTCTCCTGATTCTTACAAAAAGAACTATGGCGAGATTTTCGATGGAAATGAACAATGGAAGTCTATGAAAGCTCCAGATTCTAAAGATTACGAATGGGATGATGCATCAACCTATATAAAGGAGGCGCCATTTTTTAAAGATATAACAGAGGAAGCAGAAGATTTTGAAGATATCAATGAGGCCCAGGTATTATTGAAACTAGGAGATTCGATTACTACAGACCACATATCTCCAGCTGGTGCATTTGCAGAGGATAGCCCTGCGGGTAAATATTTAAAAGGGAGAGGAGTTGAGAGAAAGGATTTTAACTCATATGGTTCCAGAAGAGGTAATGATGAAATTATGACTCGAGGAACATTTGCAAATGTTAGAATCAAGAATCAGTTAGCTGAAAAAGAAGGAGGTTATACTCAGTATATCCCAACAGGAGAGGAGATGACAGTCTTTGATGCAGCCCAAAAATATAAAGAGAATAATATCCCTCTCGTTGTTTTAGGTGGGAAAGAATATGGTAGTGGTTCCTCAAGAGACTGGGCCGCTAAAGGAACCTATTTATTGGGAGTAAAAGCAGTTATTGCTGAAAGCTATGAAAGAATTCACAGAAGTAATCTGGTTGGAATGGGAGTTTTACCATTACAGTATAGCGAGGGTGAATCAGCGGAGAGCTTAGGTTTGGATGGTTCTGAAAAAATTTCAATAACTGGCATATCAGAAGGACTAACTCCATCTAAAAAGTTATCTGCTAAAGCTATGAAATCTGATGGAACTGAAATCAAATTTGAAGTCTTAGCAAGATTGGATTCTCAAATTGAGGTTGAATACTATAAGAATAAAGGAATTCTTCAATATGTACTCAGAGACTTTTTAAGAAAATAA